From Enterococcus mundtii, the proteins below share one genomic window:
- the glyQ gene encoding glycine--tRNA ligase subunit alpha produces the protein MSKKQTVQEMILTLQKFWSSNGCMLMQAYDTEKGAGTMSPYTFLRAIGPEPWNAAYVEPSRRPADGRYGENPNRLYQHHQFQVVMKPSPENIQELYLESLRLLGIDPLEHDIRFVEDNWENPSMGCAGVGWEVWLDGMEITQFTYFQQVGGLPCKPVTSEITYGLERLASYIQEVESVYDLEWSAGVKYGEIFKQPEYEHSKYSFEESDQELLLSNFDRFEKEAKRCIEENLVHPAYDYILKCSHTFNLLDARGAVSVTERAGYLARIRNMAKSVAKIFVAEREKLGFPLLNNQSENPTTVKEGE, from the coding sequence ATGAGTAAGAAGCAAACAGTTCAAGAAATGATTTTGACATTACAAAAATTTTGGTCATCGAACGGTTGTATGCTGATGCAAGCATACGATACGGAAAAAGGGGCAGGTACAATGAGTCCTTACACATTTTTGCGAGCAATTGGTCCAGAACCTTGGAATGCCGCTTACGTTGAGCCATCACGTCGACCAGCTGATGGTCGTTATGGTGAGAATCCTAACCGGTTATATCAACACCATCAATTCCAAGTGGTGATGAAGCCATCACCAGAAAATATCCAAGAACTTTACCTGGAAAGCTTGCGTTTGTTAGGGATCGATCCGTTGGAACATGATATCCGCTTTGTTGAGGACAACTGGGAAAACCCTTCGATGGGGTGTGCCGGTGTTGGTTGGGAAGTCTGGTTAGATGGCATGGAAATCACGCAATTTACGTACTTCCAACAAGTCGGCGGTTTGCCATGTAAACCAGTCACTTCAGAAATCACTTATGGATTGGAGCGCCTAGCTTCTTATATCCAAGAAGTGGAAAGTGTGTATGATCTTGAATGGTCAGCAGGTGTCAAATATGGCGAGATCTTCAAACAGCCTGAATACGAACACTCAAAATATTCATTTGAAGAGAGTGATCAAGAATTATTATTAAGTAATTTTGATCGCTTTGAAAAAGAAGCGAAACGTTGTATTGAAGAAAATCTGGTCCATCCAGCATATGATTATATTTTAAAATGTAGTCACACCTTCAATTTATTAGATGCTCGTGGTGCAGTATCTGTGACTGAACGTGCTGGCTACTTGGCTCGCATTCGTAACATGGCGAAATCTGTGGCGAAAATCTTTGTTGCAGAACGTGAAAAACTTGGATTCCCATTGCTGAATAATCAATCAGAAAATCCAACGACTGTTAAGGAAGGTGAATAA
- a CDS encoding Fur family transcriptional regulator, translating into MNKQTLIEQSLETLKNNGFKYTKKREALLAYLIKRNRYVSAKEVFDYMSQEFKGVSYDTIYRNLHDFSELDLLEETDLNGEMKFRFHCCQGEIGHHHHFICTVCGTTKEIHMCPMNYFEEQLSGCTIEGHRFEIFGRCESCQ; encoded by the coding sequence ATGAATAAACAAACATTGATTGAACAATCTTTAGAAACATTGAAAAATAACGGGTTCAAATACACGAAAAAGCGAGAAGCATTACTCGCATATTTAATCAAACGAAATCGTTACGTCTCTGCAAAAGAAGTCTTTGACTATATGAGTCAGGAATTTAAAGGAGTCAGCTATGATACGATCTATCGTAATTTACATGACTTTTCAGAGTTAGATCTTTTGGAAGAAACGGATCTAAATGGAGAAATGAAATTCCGTTTTCATTGTTGTCAAGGCGAGATTGGGCATCATCACCACTTCATATGTACCGTTTGTGGGACGACAAAAGAAATCCATATGTGCCCAATGAATTATTTTGAAGAACAACTCAGTGGGTGTACCATTGAAGGGCATCGCTTTGAGATATTTGGACGCTGTGAGAGCTGTCAATAA
- the ybeY gene encoding rRNA maturation RNase YbeY, which translates to MDITFIDETNTVSETKIKEIEELLQFAAKKLSLSDETEMSVTFMDNPSIQEINRTYRGKDAPTDVISFALEDEGEDEIPVIFEEDDEPMPRVLGDIMISIDRAKEQAEEYGHSYDRELGFLAVHGFLHINGYDHMTPEDEAEMFGLQKEILDAYGLKR; encoded by the coding sequence ATGGATATTACATTTATCGATGAAACAAACACTGTATCTGAAACGAAAATCAAAGAAATTGAAGAATTGCTTCAATTTGCGGCAAAAAAACTTTCTTTATCAGATGAGACGGAAATGTCGGTGACCTTCATGGATAATCCGTCTATCCAAGAAATCAATCGTACGTACCGTGGCAAAGACGCACCAACAGATGTGATCAGTTTTGCGTTAGAAGATGAAGGTGAAGACGAGATCCCAGTGATTTTTGAAGAGGACGATGAGCCAATGCCTCGTGTATTGGGAGATATCATGATCTCAATTGATCGGGCAAAAGAACAAGCTGAAGAATATGGTCACTCCTATGATCGCGAACTAGGCTTCTTAGCCGTCCATGGATTTTTACACATCAACGGCTATGACCATATGACACCTGAAGATGAAGCGGAAATGTTTGGCTTACAGAAAGAGATTTTAGATGCTTATGGACTTAAAAGATAA
- the rpsU gene encoding 30S ribosomal protein S21, translated as MSKTVVRKNESLDDALRRFKRSVSKAGTLQESRKREFYEKPSVKRKKKSEAARKRKKF; from the coding sequence ATGTCAAAAACAGTCGTTCGCAAAAACGAATCACTTGACGATGCTCTTCGTCGCTTCAAACGTTCCGTGTCAAAAGCGGGTACTTTACAAGAATCTCGTAAACGTGAATTCTACGAAAAACCAAGTGTAAAGCGTAAGAAAAAATCTGAAGCAGCTAGAAAACGCAAAAAATTCTAG
- a CDS encoding ArsR/SmtB family transcription factor: MSGNQNIKVEKVSQLFKVLSDPTRLNILLYLKDGEKNVTSISQSVQMEQSAVSHQLRLLRENHVVKSRREGKTILYSLDDFHVLDILEQTIKHVEHQKN; encoded by the coding sequence TTGTCGGGGAATCAAAACATTAAAGTAGAAAAAGTGAGTCAATTATTCAAGGTATTAAGTGATCCGACACGTTTGAATATTTTACTTTATTTAAAAGATGGTGAAAAAAATGTGACGTCGATCAGTCAATCTGTTCAAATGGAACAATCGGCTGTGTCTCATCAATTACGCTTGTTACGTGAAAACCATGTGGTGAAATCACGACGTGAAGGAAAAACGATCCTTTACAGTTTGGATGACTTTCATGTATTAGATATTTTAGAACAAACGATCAAACATGTAGAGCATCAAAAGAACTAA
- a CDS encoding diacylglycerol kinase family protein produces the protein MDLKDKREEQKVDKNKHFLMSVEFALQGVKTVFDEERNMKKHVALGIIALIMGLIFQLDRMEWLWLLLSVFLVWIVEIMNTVFENVVDMFTDFHFHPIGKKIKDMAAGAVLLTACFAVIVGIILFGPKIYQLFFN, from the coding sequence ATGGACTTAAAAGATAAAAGAGAAGAACAAAAAGTAGATAAAAACAAACATTTTTTGATGTCAGTGGAGTTTGCTTTACAAGGAGTCAAAACCGTTTTTGATGAAGAACGAAATATGAAGAAACATGTGGCTCTTGGGATCATTGCTTTGATCATGGGACTTATCTTTCAATTGGATCGGATGGAGTGGCTATGGTTGCTCCTTTCTGTCTTTCTTGTATGGATCGTCGAAATCATGAATACGGTATTTGAAAATGTGGTGGATATGTTCACAGACTTCCATTTTCATCCCATTGGCAAAAAAATCAAAGATATGGCAGCTGGGGCAGTGTTATTGACTGCTTGCTTCGCTGTGATCGTTGGGATCATCTTATTTGGTCCTAAAATCTATCAACTGTTTTTTAATTAA
- a CDS encoding PhoH family protein: protein MTEASSSLDIRLTATDDISMLLGSHDKHIKLIEETTETTIHTRGEVIQIIGEETDISLAASVIRTLQELIKRGIHISMPDVVTALKMAQKGTLDYFVEMYEQEIVKDRNGKPIRVKNSGQKKYVDSVAKHDVVFGVGPAGTGKTFLAVVLAIAALKKGEVQKIILTRPAVEAGENLGFLPGDLKEKVDPYLRPVYDALYQIFGLDHTNRLMERGIIEIAPLAYMRGRTLDDAFVILDEAQNTTVAQMKMFLTRLGYQSKMIVNGDTSQIDLPKGTMSGLIHAERTLKQIKKIDFVNFEASDVVRHPVVAEIIKAYEKADLHQE, encoded by the coding sequence TTGACAGAAGCGTCTAGTTCTTTGGATATTAGATTAACAGCTACTGATGATATCAGTATGCTTTTAGGGTCACATGATAAACATATCAAACTGATCGAAGAAACAACTGAAACAACGATCCACACAAGAGGTGAAGTGATCCAGATCATCGGGGAAGAAACCGATATTTCTTTGGCTGCTTCCGTGATCCGAACGTTACAAGAATTGATCAAACGAGGGATCCATATCAGTATGCCTGATGTGGTCACTGCCTTGAAAATGGCTCAAAAAGGGACATTGGACTATTTTGTTGAGATGTATGAACAAGAGATCGTCAAAGATCGCAATGGCAAACCGATCCGTGTCAAAAATAGCGGACAAAAAAAATACGTCGATTCTGTCGCCAAACATGATGTGGTCTTTGGTGTAGGACCAGCTGGTACTGGGAAAACATTTTTGGCTGTCGTATTAGCGATTGCTGCCTTAAAGAAAGGCGAAGTCCAAAAAATCATCTTGACTCGTCCAGCCGTCGAAGCAGGTGAAAATCTTGGATTCTTACCTGGAGATCTGAAGGAAAAAGTCGATCCATATTTACGACCAGTTTATGATGCACTGTACCAGATTTTTGGGTTGGATCATACCAATCGTTTGATGGAGCGAGGAATCATCGAGATTGCACCACTTGCATATATGCGTGGTAGAACGTTAGATGATGCCTTTGTGATTTTGGATGAGGCGCAAAACACAACAGTCGCCCAAATGAAAATGTTTTTGACTCGGCTTGGCTATCAGTCAAAAATGATCGTCAATGGGGACACGAGCCAAATCGATTTACCAAAAGGGACAATGAGCGGATTGATCCATGCAGAACGAACACTCAAACAAATCAAAAAAATCGATTTTGTGAATTTTGAAGCTAGTGATGTCGTTCGTCACCCTGTCGTGGCAGAAATCATCAAAGCTTATGAAAAAGCGGATCTTCATCAAGAATAG
- the recO gene encoding DNA repair protein RecO translates to MSQLAESKGIILSSRNYKEKDKLVKIFTESAGKMMFYVKGIHRQNQPIAPALLPFTEAIYIGHFHNEGLSFVNSVKDVHSFRKIQEDIFLSGYGTYLLNLVDAAIEDRQYDPNLFQFTHQALQRMDQGDDPEIITNIFEIQLLQRFGISPVWTHCAVCGKTQGKFDYSSKYGGVLCENHWELDHHRYHADPRAVHFVRLFSAISYDRISGIDLKEETKQKIRQLIDLLYEEYVGIHLKSKKFIDQMKSWEHIMKPTNEATKENPAEE, encoded by the coding sequence ATGAGTCAGCTTGCAGAATCAAAAGGAATCATCCTTTCTAGTCGCAACTACAAGGAAAAAGATAAATTAGTCAAGATATTTACAGAATCGGCAGGAAAAATGATGTTTTATGTCAAGGGGATCCATCGTCAAAATCAACCGATTGCACCCGCATTGTTGCCTTTTACGGAAGCAATTTATATTGGTCATTTTCATAATGAAGGCTTGTCCTTTGTTAACAGTGTAAAAGATGTCCACTCGTTTCGTAAGATACAAGAAGATATTTTTCTTAGCGGTTACGGGACTTATTTGTTGAACTTAGTGGATGCGGCGATCGAGGATCGGCAATATGATCCGAATCTATTTCAATTCACACACCAAGCACTGCAACGCATGGATCAAGGAGATGACCCAGAGATCATTACGAATATTTTTGAGATCCAATTATTGCAACGTTTCGGGATCTCGCCAGTTTGGACCCACTGTGCAGTGTGTGGAAAGACGCAAGGAAAATTTGATTATTCATCCAAATATGGTGGCGTCTTATGTGAAAATCACTGGGAGTTAGATCATCATCGGTATCACGCGGACCCACGTGCAGTTCACTTCGTACGGCTCTTCTCAGCAATCTCGTATGATCGCATCAGTGGGATCGACCTCAAAGAAGAAACGAAACAAAAGATTCGCCAATTGATTGATCTGTTATATGAAGAATACGTGGGCATCCATTTAAAAAGTAAAAAGTTTATTGATCAAATGAAAAGTTGGGAACATATCATGAAACCGACCAATGAGGCAACGAAGGAAAACCCTGCAGAGGAATGA
- the era gene encoding GTPase Era, giving the protein MSEHKSGFVAIVGRPNVGKSTLLNRIVGQKIAIMSDKAQTTRNKIQGVYTTPEAQLIFIDTPGIHKPKHRLGDFMVETAYSALREVDAVLFMISADQKRGKGDDFIIERLKNVQSPVYLVINKIDKVHPDELLGIIEDYSSQMEFAQVVPISATEGNNVERLMEVLVDEMPEGPQYFPDDQVTDHPEYFIVSELIREKVLFLTRDEVPHSVAVVIDTMKRNENNKIHIQATIIVERDSQKGIIIGKGGKMLKDIGTKARRDIENLLGDKVFLELWVKVQKDWRDKRVYLQDFGYRQDEY; this is encoded by the coding sequence ATGTCAGAACATAAATCTGGATTTGTAGCAATCGTCGGACGACCGAATGTTGGTAAATCGACGTTGCTCAATCGGATCGTTGGTCAAAAAATCGCGATCATGAGTGATAAAGCGCAAACGACAAGAAATAAGATCCAAGGAGTATATACGACTCCTGAAGCACAATTGATCTTTATTGATACACCAGGAATCCATAAACCCAAACATCGCTTAGGCGATTTTATGGTAGAAACAGCTTATAGTGCTTTACGTGAAGTTGATGCGGTACTATTCATGATCAGCGCCGATCAAAAAAGAGGAAAAGGCGACGATTTCATCATCGAACGCTTGAAAAATGTCCAATCACCGGTATATTTAGTGATCAATAAAATCGACAAAGTCCATCCAGATGAGTTGTTAGGGATCATTGAAGATTATTCCTCACAAATGGAGTTTGCCCAAGTTGTTCCGATCTCTGCGACAGAAGGAAACAATGTCGAACGTTTGATGGAGGTCTTAGTGGACGAAATGCCTGAAGGCCCGCAATATTTCCCAGACGATCAAGTCACTGACCATCCGGAGTATTTTATCGTTTCTGAATTGATTCGGGAAAAAGTCTTGTTTTTGACACGAGATGAAGTACCCCATTCAGTCGCAGTAGTCATCGATACGATGAAACGTAATGAGAACAATAAAATCCATATCCAAGCCACGATCATCGTGGAGCGTGATAGTCAAAAAGGGATCATTATCGGTAAAGGCGGTAAGATGCTGAAAGACATTGGAACAAAAGCAAGAAGAGACATTGAGAATCTACTAGGGGACAAAGTCTTTCTAGAGCTCTGGGTCAAAGTCCAAAAAGACTGGCGAGACAAACGAGTCTATTTACAAGACTTTGGTTATCGTCAAGACGAGTATTAA
- a CDS encoding pyruvate, water dikinase regulatory protein, translated as MTAESNEVVTFFVISDSAGETATKLAQATMAQYPSIEFSLFRRTFVTDPETLQRALNDALSEQALVLHTLINQELVDLTNEFCQKNKLYSFDVLTPPIAEIERLTGIKPTRQPGALHLLNENYFKRIKAMEFAVKYDDGKDPRGFLEADVVLLGVSRTSKTPLSLFLANKNLKVANLPLIPQAHIPKQLWEIDPKKIVGLTNNPDILNNIRKERMRSYGLNPDTAYSDIEKIRAELEFANELYEKLGCVVINVASLSIEETASLILNELELEDHSYYGTETSEEK; from the coding sequence ATGACTGCCGAATCAAATGAAGTCGTCACCTTTTTTGTCATTTCCGACTCTGCAGGTGAAACAGCGACAAAATTAGCCCAAGCCACAATGGCGCAATATCCATCCATCGAATTTAGTTTATTTCGACGAACATTTGTGACTGATCCAGAGACGTTGCAACGCGCACTAAATGATGCATTGTCAGAACAAGCATTAGTTCTCCATACATTGATCAACCAAGAATTGGTGGATTTAACAAATGAATTTTGTCAAAAAAACAAATTATACAGCTTTGATGTATTGACCCCCCCAATTGCAGAAATTGAGCGCTTGACTGGTATCAAACCGACACGTCAACCAGGGGCACTTCACTTATTGAATGAAAATTATTTTAAACGGATCAAAGCGATGGAGTTTGCGGTGAAATATGACGACGGAAAAGATCCTCGAGGTTTTTTGGAAGCCGATGTTGTCTTACTTGGTGTTTCCAGAACTTCTAAAACGCCGTTAAGTTTGTTTTTAGCCAATAAAAATTTAAAAGTAGCGAATCTCCCACTGATACCTCAAGCTCATATCCCTAAACAGTTGTGGGAAATCGATCCGAAGAAGATTGTTGGATTAACAAATAACCCTGATATTTTAAATAACATTCGTAAAGAACGCATGCGTTCATATGGCCTGAATCCAGATACTGCGTACTCCGATATCGAAAAAATTCGTGCAGAATTGGAATTTGCCAATGAACTTTATGAAAAATTAGGGTGTGTCGTCATCAATGTTGCTTCTCTTTCTATTGAAGAAACAGCTTCATTGATCTTGAATGAGTTAGAGCTGGAAGACCATAGCTATTACGGCACAGAAACTTCGGAAGAAAAGTAG
- a CDS encoding HD family phosphohydrolase, which yields MLNKILQQLQAKLGKAAAPFLLLLFFLLMCGITFSSVKQKPNDFREGQVAEESIRANKTIENTEETEQKRKLAAEAVTPEYTYQSDLASEQDRRINQLFVLIDRANDTIDKQYEEKVSKAKEDENVPKPTVEERIAALKRIFESSNADDVAFYQKLPNSFYSTIMNMSESEITTVRDESLKLIDEQMSKQVRESDLDNFKQEANDKIQYLNVSAEQQEMIRYLVDQGIVVNDVLNEKRTEELKQEARDSIQPVMIFQGEIIVREGNQIDAAAMKKLELLGLTSQSTSIFPLVAMILAVLLQIGVLFYNSLQYKDLFKRTEYILFYVTAMSISILLMKFFQVFQTEQATYIPLLYPAAFVPLVLNFFVNRRAGIMAALFQAVSALFIFYNSIGTNFLTVILVSYLFAGFLAAILKRQRISEQWFPAIMWVVVFPLLMDVVLVVYQGMSFSDGTTWLTLVCGFMGAFLSYLLTIGLHPYIELLVNDDSVIVLNELSNPNHPLLKQLLEEAPGTYHHSMMVANLSANAVAEIGGRSLLTRVACYYHDIGKIKHASFFVENLPSGAENPHNFLLPEDSKQIIFGHVTDGAKILEEYDMPKMVIDICKQHHGTTLMRYFYIKAKERNPEVTEEQFRYPGPRPQTREAGIVNIADSCEAAVRAMDHPTSEKIEAFVHNLIEERISDGQLDDSGLTLKEIRKVEKSLVSGLSSTFHSRIKYPKMKSEAEKMKQEKE from the coding sequence ATGTTGAACAAAATATTGCAGCAGCTTCAAGCGAAATTAGGGAAAGCTGCAGCACCTTTTCTCTTATTGCTTTTCTTTCTTTTGATGTGTGGGATCACGTTTAGCAGCGTGAAGCAAAAGCCCAATGATTTTAGAGAAGGACAAGTTGCGGAAGAAAGTATCCGTGCCAATAAAACGATTGAGAACACGGAAGAAACCGAACAAAAAAGGAAATTAGCAGCTGAAGCAGTGACACCTGAGTACACCTACCAAAGTGACCTAGCTTCGGAACAAGATCGTCGGATCAATCAACTGTTTGTTTTGATCGATCGTGCGAATGACACGATCGACAAACAATACGAAGAAAAAGTCAGTAAGGCAAAAGAAGATGAAAATGTACCAAAGCCAACAGTAGAAGAACGGATAGCCGCATTGAAACGAATATTCGAAAGTTCAAATGCGGATGATGTCGCGTTCTACCAAAAATTACCAAATAGTTTTTACTCAACGATCATGAATATGTCAGAAAGTGAAATTACGACGGTTCGTGATGAAAGCTTGAAATTGATTGACGAACAAATGAGTAAGCAAGTTCGAGAAAGTGATTTAGATAATTTTAAACAAGAAGCAAATGATAAGATCCAGTATTTGAATGTTTCGGCAGAACAACAAGAAATGATCCGCTATTTAGTCGATCAGGGCATTGTTGTGAATGATGTGTTAAATGAGAAACGAACAGAAGAATTGAAGCAAGAGGCACGTGACTCCATCCAACCCGTCATGATTTTCCAAGGGGAGATCATTGTTCGTGAAGGAAATCAAATCGATGCAGCGGCTATGAAAAAATTAGAATTGTTAGGTTTGACGAGTCAATCTACTTCGATTTTTCCTCTGGTAGCAATGATTTTAGCGGTGTTGTTACAAATTGGTGTGTTGTTCTACAATTCACTACAGTATAAAGATCTTTTCAAACGAACAGAGTATATACTTTTCTACGTAACAGCAATGTCCATCAGTATTTTATTGATGAAATTTTTCCAAGTCTTTCAAACAGAACAAGCGACTTACATTCCGTTACTTTACCCAGCAGCGTTTGTACCGCTAGTCTTGAACTTTTTCGTGAATCGAAGAGCGGGTATCATGGCTGCGTTGTTCCAAGCAGTTTCAGCGCTATTCATTTTTTACAATTCGATTGGTACGAATTTTTTGACTGTGATTTTGGTCTCGTACCTATTTGCCGGCTTTTTAGCAGCAATTTTAAAACGACAACGTATTTCAGAACAATGGTTCCCAGCAATCATGTGGGTCGTTGTCTTTCCGTTATTGATGGATGTCGTTTTAGTGGTTTATCAAGGCATGAGCTTTAGTGATGGCACCACTTGGTTGACACTTGTATGTGGCTTCATGGGCGCATTTCTGTCGTATTTACTGACGATTGGTCTGCACCCTTATATTGAGCTATTAGTGAATGATGACAGTGTGATCGTTCTAAATGAATTGAGTAATCCAAACCATCCATTATTGAAGCAATTGCTAGAAGAAGCACCGGGAACGTATCATCATAGTATGATGGTTGCGAATCTGAGTGCGAATGCAGTTGCTGAGATCGGTGGACGTTCGTTGTTGACACGTGTGGCTTGCTATTACCATGACATCGGCAAAATCAAACATGCCAGCTTTTTCGTGGAGAACTTACCTTCTGGTGCGGAAAATCCCCATAACTTTTTACTTCCTGAAGATAGTAAACAAATTATTTTTGGGCATGTGACTGACGGTGCGAAGATTTTAGAAGAGTACGATATGCCAAAAATGGTAATCGATATTTGTAAGCAACATCATGGGACGACTTTGATGCGTTATTTTTATATCAAAGCAAAAGAACGTAATCCAGAAGTAACAGAAGAACAATTCCGTTACCCTGGCCCTAGACCGCAAACACGGGAAGCTGGAATCGTCAATATTGCGGATAGTTGCGAAGCCGCTGTGCGAGCGATGGATCATCCAACCAGTGAAAAAATCGAAGCTTTTGTGCATAATTTGATTGAAGAACGGATTTCTGATGGTCAGCTTGATGATAGTGGATTGACACTCAAAGAAATCCGCAAAGTTGAAAAATCTCTTGTTAGTGGATTGAGCAGTACCTTCCACTCTAGGATCAAATACCCTAAGATGAAGTCTGAAGCAGAAAAAATGAAACAAGAAAAAGAATAG
- a CDS encoding GatB/YqeY domain-containing protein — protein sequence MSLLSRLNDDMKTAMKAKDKESLQVIRMIKSSIQNEQIKEGHDLTEEEELTVLSREMKQRRDSLHEFEEAGRDDLAEKVKSEIVIVEKYMPEQLSEEEIRQLVQDAITQTGASSAKEFGKVMGVIMPKVKGKADGNQVNAIVKELLQS from the coding sequence GTGTCACTACTAAGTAGATTGAACGATGACATGAAGACAGCGATGAAAGCTAAAGATAAAGAATCTTTACAGGTGATTCGTATGATCAAGTCATCTATACAAAACGAGCAAATTAAAGAAGGTCACGACTTGACAGAAGAAGAAGAACTAACAGTGTTGTCTCGCGAAATGAAACAACGCCGTGATTCTTTGCATGAATTCGAGGAAGCTGGACGTGACGATTTAGCTGAAAAAGTGAAAAGTGAAATTGTGATAGTCGAAAAGTATATGCCAGAGCAACTTTCTGAAGAAGAAATTCGACAACTTGTTCAAGATGCGATCACGCAAACAGGTGCTTCATCTGCAAAAGAATTTGGTAAAGTCATGGGAGTCATCATGCCTAAAGTCAAAGGAAAAGCTGATGGAAATCAAGTAAATGCTATCGTAAAAGAACTATTGCAGTCTTAA